In the genome of Megalops cyprinoides isolate fMegCyp1 chromosome 7, fMegCyp1.pri, whole genome shotgun sequence, one region contains:
- the LOC118780952 gene encoding SH3 and cysteine-rich domain-containing protein 3-like: MAQYDQLDDKDSVDIHDNPPAPDNVVKEDGNTVYFVYHEEVEVEEEKEEPPPEPVIMVNDKPHKFKDHYCKKAKFCDVCARMIVLNNKFALRCKNCKTNIHHQCQSYVEFQRCFGKIPPGFRRAYSSPLYSSQQNSTVKELLPFSQSNRPDPVFETLREGVVMANKERKKESDEKKNMMMMMMEEEEAQPKPEGEGGEGAKQEGEKGAPEDKNKKPQPGKVGVFSQAHYYMALFRFKAIEKDDLDIHPGDRITVVDDSNEEWWRGKIGEKIGFLPANYIIRVRAGEQVYKVMRSFVGNREMGQITLKKDQIVVKKGDELNGYLKVSTGRKLGFFPADLLQEI, encoded by the exons ATGGCTCAATATGACCA ACTGGACGATAAAGATTCAGTAGATATCCATGACAACCCCCCGGCCCCCGACAATGTGGTGAAGGAGGATGGCAATACT gtgtacTTTGTGTATCATGAAGAGGTGGAGgtagaggaagagaaggaggaacCCCCTCCTGAGCCGGTCATTATGGTGAACGACAAACCGCACAAATTCAAGGACCACTACTGCAAGAAGGCCAAGTTCTGCGATGTCTGTGCGCGAATGATCGTGC tcAATAACAAATTTGCTCTGAGGTGTAAGAACTGCAAGACGAACATCCACCACCAGTGCCAATCCTACGTGGAGTTTCAGAGATGCTTCGGCAAAATT CCTCCTGGATTCAGACGTGCTTATAGCTCTCCTCTCTACAGCAGTCAGCAGAACTCCACTGTCAAAGAGCTCCTGCCTTTCT CTCAATCCAACCGCCCTGACCCTGTGTTTGAGACCCTGCGAGAGGGGGTCGTCATGGCCAACAAGGAACGCAAGAAGGAGTCTGACGAAAAGAAGAAT atgatgatgatgatgatggaggaagaggaggcccAGCCCAAACCAGAGGGGGAGGGCGGGGAAGGAG CaaagcaagagggagagaagggggcaCCTGAGGACAAG AATAAGAAGCCACAGCCGGGGAAAGTGGGCGTGTTCTCACAGGCACACTACTACATGGCTCTGTTCCGCTTCAAGGCCATAGAGAAAGATGACCTGGACATCCA CCCTGGAGATCGGATCACAGTGGTTGATGATTCTAATGAGGAGTGGTGGAGG GGTAAGATTGGGGAGAAGATTGGTTTTCTACCGGCCAACTACATCATCCGAGTGcgtgcaggtgagcaggtgtaCAAGGTGATGCGCTCCTTCGTAGGGAACAGAGAGATGGGCCAGATCACTCTGAAGAAAGACCAG ATCGTGGTGAAGAAGGGAGATGAGCTGAACGGGTATCTGAAAGTGAGCACTGGCCGCAAACTGGGCTTCTTTCCTGCTGACCTGCTCCAGGAAATCTGA